A stretch of the Pseudomonas helvetica genome encodes the following:
- the tyrS gene encoding tyrosine--tRNA ligase: MKSVEEQLALIKRGAEELLVESELIEKLKRGQPLRIKAGFDPTAPDLHLGHTVLINKLRQFQDLGHQVIFLIGDFTGMIGDPSGKSATRPPLTREQVLENAETYKTQVFKILDPAKTEVAFNSTWMDQMGPADFIRLTSQYTVARMLERDDFDKRYSTNQPIAIHEFLYPLVQGYDSVALRADVELGGTDQKFNLLMGRELQRSYGQEAQCILTMPLLEGLDGVKKMSKSLGNYVGIQEAPGVMYGKLVSIPDVLMWRYFELLSFRSMEEIDALRADVEAGANPRDIKIKLAEEIVARFHGEEAAANAHRGAGNRMKEGELPDDLPEIELTATEDMPIAAVLNKAGLVKNSAVARDLLGSGGVRIDGEVVDRTFIYALGATHVCQAGKKAFARITLKSE, from the coding sequence ATGAAGTCGGTTGAAGAGCAGCTAGCGCTGATCAAACGTGGTGCGGAAGAACTGTTGGTCGAGTCCGAGCTGATCGAGAAGCTCAAGCGCGGCCAGCCGCTGCGTATTAAGGCTGGCTTCGATCCGACTGCGCCGGATTTGCACCTGGGCCACACGGTGCTTATTAATAAGCTGCGCCAGTTCCAGGATCTGGGTCACCAGGTGATCTTCCTTATAGGTGACTTCACCGGGATGATCGGTGATCCGAGTGGCAAGAGTGCTACCCGTCCTCCGTTGACGCGTGAGCAGGTTCTCGAAAATGCCGAGACCTATAAGACTCAGGTGTTCAAGATTCTTGATCCGGCGAAAACCGAGGTGGCTTTCAACTCCACCTGGATGGATCAGATGGGGCCTGCGGATTTCATTCGTCTGACCTCGCAATACACTGTGGCGCGGATGCTTGAGCGCGACGACTTCGACAAGCGCTATTCGACCAATCAACCAATCGCTATCCACGAGTTCCTGTATCCGCTGGTTCAGGGGTATGACTCGGTCGCGTTGCGCGCGGACGTCGAGCTGGGCGGCACCGATCAGAAGTTCAACCTGCTGATGGGGCGTGAGCTGCAGCGCAGTTATGGTCAGGAGGCTCAATGCATTCTGACCATGCCATTGCTCGAAGGATTGGATGGCGTGAAGAAGATGTCCAAGTCATTGGGTAACTACGTCGGTATCCAGGAAGCGCCAGGTGTCATGTACGGCAAGCTGGTTTCGATTCCGGACGTGCTGATGTGGCGTTACTTCGAGTTGCTCAGCTTCCGCTCCATGGAAGAGATTGATGCGTTGCGTGCAGATGTTGAAGCTGGCGCCAATCCGCGGGATATCAAGATCAAGCTGGCCGAAGAGATTGTTGCGCGCTTCCATGGTGAGGAGGCGGCGGCGAACGCTCACCGTGGCGCGGGTAACCGTATGAAGGAAGGTGAGTTGCCGGATGACTTGCCAGAGATCGAGCTGACTGCGACTGAGGATATGCCGATTGCGGCTGTGCTTAATAAGGCGGGGCTGGTGAAGAACTCGGCAGTCGCACGTGATCTGCTCGGTTCGGGCGGTGTGCGTATAGATGGCGAAGTGGTTGATCGCACCTTTATATATGCACTGGGCGCGACCCATGTTTGCCAGGCCGGAAAGAAGGCATTTGCGCGTATTACGCTTAAATCCGAGTAA
- a CDS encoding peptidoglycan DD-metalloendopeptidase family protein — MITEPSKAPPLYPKTHLLAASGIAALLSLALLVFPSSDVEAKKTTLSLELERPAEQLTQDQDAADAVQATNEPVESPFAQIEDSTDDSKETAKAAPAPAVEEKKAPGHREVIVAKGDTLSTLFEKVGLPAASVHDVLASDKQAKQFTQLKHGQKLEFELGRDGQLTNLHSKINDAESISLSKNAKGYTFNRITAKPTVRSAYVHGVINSSLSQSAARAGLSHSLTMDMASVFGYDVDFAQDIRQGDEFDVIYEQKVVNGKAVGNGPILSARFTNRGKTYTAVRYTNKQGNSSYYTAEGNSMRKAFIRTPVDFARISSRFSMGRKHPILNKIRAHKGVDYAAPRGTPIKAAGDGKVLLAGRRGGYGNTVIIQHGNTYRTLYGHMQGFAKGVKTGGNVKQGQVIGYIGTTGLSTGPHLHYEFQVNGVHVDPLGQKLPMADPIAKSERARFLQQSQPLMARMEQEKATLLASSKR; from the coding sequence ATGATCACAGAACCGTCTAAAGCGCCGCCGCTTTATCCGAAGACCCACCTGCTCGCGGCAAGTGGCATTGCTGCCCTCCTCAGCCTGGCGCTCCTGGTATTCCCTTCCAGTGACGTTGAAGCCAAAAAGACAACCCTGAGTCTTGAACTGGAACGTCCCGCAGAACAACTGACACAAGATCAAGACGCTGCTGACGCCGTCCAAGCCACAAACGAGCCGGTCGAATCTCCATTCGCCCAGATCGAAGACAGTACCGACGATAGCAAGGAAACGGCTAAAGCAGCCCCGGCACCAGCCGTTGAAGAGAAGAAAGCGCCAGGCCACCGGGAAGTGATCGTTGCCAAAGGCGACACGCTCTCCACATTGTTCGAGAAAGTCGGGCTTCCAGCGGCTTCGGTGCACGACGTATTGGCCAGCGACAAGCAAGCCAAGCAGTTCACCCAGCTCAAACACGGCCAGAAACTCGAATTCGAACTCGGCCGCGACGGCCAGTTGACCAATCTGCACAGCAAGATCAATGACGCTGAAAGCATCAGCCTGAGCAAAAACGCCAAGGGCTATACCTTTAACCGCATTACAGCCAAGCCAACCGTGCGCTCCGCCTATGTTCACGGCGTGATCAACAGCTCGCTTTCGCAATCCGCGGCGCGTGCCGGGCTGTCCCACAGCCTCACCATGGACATGGCCAGCGTGTTTGGCTACGACGTCGACTTCGCCCAGGATATTCGCCAGGGTGACGAGTTCGACGTGATCTACGAACAGAAAGTCGTCAACGGCAAAGCTGTCGGCAATGGCCCTATTCTTTCCGCCCGTTTCACCAACCGTGGCAAGACGTACACCGCCGTGCGTTACACCAACAAGCAAGGCAACAGCAGCTACTACACGGCCGAAGGCAATAGCATGCGCAAGGCGTTCATTCGTACGCCGGTGGACTTCGCCCGTATTAGCTCGCGTTTCTCCATGGGTCGCAAGCATCCAATTCTGAACAAAATTCGCGCGCACAAAGGCGTCGACTACGCAGCGCCTCGTGGCACGCCGATCAAGGCTGCCGGTGACGGCAAAGTGCTGCTGGCCGGTCGCCGCGGTGGTTACGGCAACACCGTTATCATTCAGCACGGCAACACCTACCGCACGCTGTACGGACACATGCAAGGCTTCGCCAAAGGCGTCAAGACTGGCGGCAACGTCAAGCAAGGCCAAGTGATTGGCTATATCGGCACTACCGGACTCTCGACCGGCCCGCACTTGCACTACGAGTTCCAGGTCAACGGCGTTCACGTCGACCCGCTGGGTCAGAAACTGCCAATGGCCGATCCGATCGCCAAGTCCGAGCGCGCACGCTTCCTGCAACAAAGCCAGCCGCTGATGGCGCGCATGGAGCAAGAAAAAGCCACCCTGCTAGCCTCGAGCAAACGCTAA